From Methanosarcina lacustris Z-7289, one genomic window encodes:
- the iscB gene encoding RNA-guided endonuclease IscB: protein MLVFVINQNKKSLMPCKPSKARKLLQAGKAKVVRNTPFTIKLLFGSSGYTQPVIAGMDTGSKVVGCAAIANGKVLYQSEIYLRENVSKKMDQRKMYRRTRRGRKTRYRPARFDNRGNSRREGRLAPSIKSKLEAHFREKRFLESLLPVTGWKVELASFDIHKITNSEVSGVGYQEGDLKGFYNVKAYVLDRDDYTCQHCREKSKDSRLHCHHIVFRSNQGSDAPENLITLCETCHKALHNGEFKLSGSKSKTKHATEIGILKSQIRKSGWNFAETFGYETKFRREQVLGLEKTHYFDAVAICCRDDQKVEVEDSVFLKRNVPAGDYQQRRGKRSEKKMPTGKLFGLRKFDLVKTENGIGFIRGKRSSGYFSISDIFGNKISDSVNVKKKCRRLSARSTTLVQMVQMTHSSPTCHFRQAENGEEGVSC, encoded by the coding sequence ATGTTAGTTTTCGTAATCAATCAAAACAAAAAATCACTTATGCCCTGTAAACCTTCAAAAGCCAGAAAGCTACTGCAAGCAGGCAAGGCAAAAGTGGTCCGAAATACTCCATTCACAATCAAGTTACTTTTCGGAAGCAGTGGCTATACTCAACCTGTAATTGCAGGAATGGATACCGGCTCTAAGGTAGTGGGCTGTGCAGCCATTGCTAACGGAAAAGTGTTGTATCAGTCCGAAATCTACCTTAGAGAAAACGTTTCTAAAAAGATGGACCAACGGAAGATGTACCGGAGAACCAGAAGAGGTAGAAAAACAAGGTATAGACCTGCAAGATTTGATAACCGGGGAAATTCAAGGAGAGAAGGGAGATTAGCTCCTTCCATCAAAAGCAAACTTGAAGCTCATTTCCGGGAAAAAAGATTTTTGGAATCCCTGCTTCCTGTAACCGGGTGGAAGGTAGAACTTGCTTCCTTTGATATTCACAAAATAACAAATTCGGAGGTTTCCGGGGTTGGGTATCAGGAAGGGGACCTTAAAGGCTTCTACAATGTCAAAGCTTACGTTCTGGATCGGGACGACTACACCTGCCAGCATTGCAGGGAAAAGTCAAAGGATTCCCGGCTACATTGCCATCACATTGTTTTCAGGTCAAACCAGGGATCAGATGCTCCGGAAAACCTGATTACGCTTTGTGAAACCTGTCACAAAGCCCTGCACAATGGAGAATTCAAACTCTCAGGAAGCAAGTCAAAAACAAAACATGCAACTGAAATTGGGATTCTCAAATCCCAAATCCGGAAATCCGGGTGGAATTTTGCAGAGACTTTCGGGTACGAAACAAAGTTCCGGCGAGAACAGGTTTTGGGACTCGAAAAAACACATTACTTTGATGCTGTTGCTATCTGTTGCAGGGACGATCAGAAAGTAGAGGTAGAAGATTCGGTTTTTCTAAAAAGAAACGTTCCTGCGGGAGATTATCAGCAGCGGAGAGGGAAGAGGTCAGAGAAGAAAATGCCTACCGGAAAGCTGTTTGGGCTCAGGAAATTTGATCTTGTAAAAACGGAAAACGGGATCGGGTTCATTCGTGGCAAACGGTCATCCGGGTATTTTTCAATCTCAGATATATTCGGAAACAAAATTTCAGATAGTGTTAATGTTAAGAAAAAATGCAGGAGACTGAGTGCGAGGAGTACAACATTAGTTCAGATGGTACAGATGACGCATTCCTCCCCCACCTGCCATTTCCGGCAAGCCGAAAATGGCGAGGAAGGGGTCTCCTGCTGA
- a CDS encoding cupredoxin domain-containing protein — MKIKLIVLLLVLGVVLFSGCAGNEKPSPNETVTPEDAVTPEEIVTPKEIVTPTETENPVVTESGEEDVTPGVNVTPEVNQTEEGPVVNTSGIRTAPYIVRLDNYRASPSSLDLKEGETVAWINYHDSPRRVFTLTSEEHLFEDMGLVYRRSFAYTFNETGTYNFTVIGQPRMTVNITVNKP, encoded by the coding sequence ATGAAAATAAAACTCATTGTTCTGCTTCTGGTTTTAGGTGTAGTTTTGTTCTCGGGATGCGCTGGAAATGAAAAGCCCTCCCCGAACGAAACAGTAACTCCGGAAGACGCAGTAACCCCGGAAGAAATTGTAACTCCGAAAGAAATTGTAACTCCGACAGAGACCGAAAACCCTGTAGTTACGGAAAGCGGGGAAGAAGATGTAACTCCGGGAGTAAATGTAACTCCGGAAGTAAATCAGACCGAAGAAGGGCCGGTAGTTAACACATCCGGTATAAGGACAGCTCCCTATATTGTAAGATTGGACAACTACAGAGCATCTCCCTCAAGCCTTGATCTCAAAGAAGGAGAAACAGTTGCCTGGATTAACTATCATGACAGCCCGAGGAGAGTCTTTACTCTTACCAGTGAAGAACACCTCTTTGAGGATATGGGTCTTGTGTACAGGCGTTCCTTTGCATATACCTTCAATGAAACCGGGACTTACAACTTCACCGTTATAGGGCAACCTAGAATGACTGTCAATATAACTGTGAACAAGCCCTGA
- a CDS encoding cupredoxin domain-containing protein: MIKKLILLLIVLAVLVFGYLNWGGNQGQEEADSGSSGGTSGGMPKPEEMQMPAEAITSGEVETPVETETPVETETFGEAGTPQETDTAEGGTSAETLTPGTGDGIEYEQTENVTDGEAGTAQPVGTEPGTYPVGLRNYLFNPSELEVNTGNMVVWRNYEEASVFTLSSEEGLFEDQRLEYENTFNYTFNKTGSYRFNVNGYPNMQMTITVK; the protein is encoded by the coding sequence GTGATAAAAAAGCTCATTCTGCTCCTCATAGTCCTGGCAGTGTTAGTGTTTGGCTACCTGAATTGGGGGGGGAATCAGGGGCAAGAAGAGGCTGACTCCGGCAGTTCGGGCGGTACTTCAGGAGGAATGCCGAAGCCCGAAGAGATGCAGATGCCAGCAGAAGCAATTACGTCAGGAGAAGTGGAAACACCGGTTGAAACGGAAACACCGGTTGAAACGGAAACATTCGGGGAAGCGGGGACGCCGCAAGAAACAGACACCGCTGAAGGAGGAACGTCTGCTGAAACATTAACTCCGGGTACTGGTGACGGAATTGAATACGAGCAAACCGAAAACGTGACTGATGGAGAAGCCGGGACTGCGCAGCCTGTGGGAACCGAGCCAGGAACGTACCCTGTAGGGCTCAGGAATTATCTATTTAATCCCTCCGAGCTGGAGGTCAATACAGGGAATATGGTTGTGTGGAGAAATTATGAAGAAGCCAGTGTTTTTACCCTGAGCAGCGAAGAAGGGCTTTTCGAGGATCAAAGGCTTGAATACGAAAACACCTTTAACTACACATTCAATAAAACCGGAAGCTACAGGTTCAATGTAAACGGGTATCCGAACATGCAGATGACCATTACTGTAAAATAA
- a CDS encoding tRNA (guanine(10)-N(2))-dimethyltransferase — MICRIIVEGTTKISVPVPPPDANFPPSAAPVFYNPEMELNRDINVAATAAFVERLLSRKDLRREEIRYVDAFSASGIRGLRIAGEVGIHATMNDWSPEAFELIKENININGLEEKAQATRKNANALLHEQKFHIVDIDPFGTPAPYLDASVTSAQGMLSVTATDTAPLCGAHLNSGIRKYAAVPLNTEYHSEMGLRVLLGACARELAKHEKGMLPLLSHVTRHYVRSYLEVLPGTKQADRTMKSMGFSIHCPKCGFRGPVYGLAVHIDSGCPACGALTKIAGPLWLGPFKEPEFCNEVISELEAHPLNTKDKAKKIITFCRDELDIPMFYDQHVICKELGVSAIGIESLVEALRASGFEASRTHFSGTSFKTDAPIAEIKKIILALSG; from the coding sequence ATGATATGTAGAATTATAGTGGAAGGGACAACTAAAATTTCGGTCCCGGTCCCGCCTCCGGATGCAAATTTCCCTCCCTCGGCAGCGCCGGTGTTCTATAATCCGGAGATGGAACTGAACCGTGATATCAATGTTGCAGCAACTGCAGCATTTGTGGAGAGGCTTCTTTCAAGAAAAGATCTAAGGAGAGAGGAGATCCGCTACGTGGATGCTTTTTCAGCATCAGGGATCCGGGGGCTCAGGATCGCAGGGGAAGTTGGAATACATGCGACCATGAACGACTGGAGCCCTGAAGCCTTTGAACTGATAAAGGAAAATATAAATATTAACGGGCTTGAGGAAAAAGCTCAGGCTACACGCAAGAACGCAAATGCTCTGCTTCATGAGCAGAAATTCCATATCGTGGATATCGATCCTTTTGGGACTCCTGCGCCTTACCTTGATGCATCCGTAACTTCAGCGCAGGGCATGCTCTCGGTTACTGCAACAGATACTGCTCCCCTCTGTGGAGCTCACCTGAATTCGGGGATCAGAAAGTATGCAGCTGTACCCCTGAATACGGAATATCACAGCGAGATGGGCTTAAGGGTCCTGCTCGGAGCCTGTGCCAGAGAACTTGCAAAACACGAAAAAGGGATGCTACCTTTACTTTCCCATGTCACGCGTCATTATGTCCGGAGTTACCTTGAAGTGCTCCCCGGAACTAAACAGGCTGACAGGACCATGAAGTCCATGGGATTCAGTATTCATTGCCCTAAATGCGGGTTCAGAGGACCTGTGTATGGGCTTGCCGTCCATATTGACAGTGGTTGTCCGGCATGTGGGGCATTGACAAAGATTGCAGGACCTCTGTGGCTTGGGCCCTTCAAAGAGCCGGAGTTCTGCAATGAAGTGATTTCTGAGCTTGAAGCTCACCCTCTGAACACGAAAGATAAAGCAAAAAAAATAATTACATTCTGCAGGGACGAACTCGACATCCCCATGTTCTATGACCAGCACGTGATCTGCAAGGAACTTGGGGTTTCTGCAATAGGTATCGAGAGTCTGGTAGAGGCCCTTAGAGCCAGTGGGTTTGAAGCCTCAAGAACTCATTTCAGTGGTACCTCTTTCAAAACAGATGCTCCAATAGCTGAAATAAAGAAAATAATCCTGGCGCTTTCAGGATGA